The Argentina anserina chromosome 3, drPotAnse1.1, whole genome shotgun sequence genome includes a region encoding these proteins:
- the LOC126787286 gene encoding major latex protein 146-like, which yields MGAASILHSKLPSSWPRLELDIQTQISTSADKFYGFFKGNMTSLVQIFPQHFKSFQILGGGEIRDACEIYWEHDLGSGLVRTKLKVQEIDDENRSISFNFMEGDIFKVYKSFKSKVQAISAGNGGCIVMWTLFFEKTNENAPDPIGYVELGDKVSRGLEAYLAGT from the exons ATGGGTGCAG CATCAATTTTACATAGCAAACTTCCATCTTCATGGCCAAGACTGGAACTTGATATTCAGACACAGATAAGCACATCGGCAGATAAGTTTTATGGTTTCTTTAAAGGTAATATGACTTCTCTGGTTCAGATCTTCCCTCAACACTTCAAGAGCTTCCAAATACTGGGGGGAGGTGAGATTAGAGATGCGTGTGAGATTTACTGGGAACATGACCTTGG GAGTGGCCTAGTGAGAACAAAGCTTAAAGTCCaagaaattgatgatgaaaacaGGTCAATCTCCTTTAATTTCATGGAAGGAGATATCTTCAAGGTGTATAAGAGTTTCAAGTCAAAAGTTCAAGCCATTAGCGCAGGAAATGGTGGCTGCATAGTCATGTGGACGTTGTTTTTTgagaagacaaatgaaaatGCACCAGACCCAATAGGATATGTAGAACTTGGCGATAAAGTTTCCAGAGGCCTTGAAGCTTACCTTGCTGGGACTTGA
- the LOC126788052 gene encoding uncharacterized protein LOC126788052, protein MTKSTPMVLLLFSVVAILPSCLDAIESPQYTVVHTESEFEIRQYRDAAWMSAPVKDISFEKATRNGFHRLFQYIQGANLNSSRIAMTAPVLTSIVPGAGPLHSSAYFVRFYLPVKFQASPPTPLPELDLEPYNWDNHYIAVRKFSGFARDSNIVQEAQKLATSLGRSPWANSTSEESSYAYSIAQYNSPFRFIGRVNEVWVDVDASGLEGDKYSERASY, encoded by the exons ATGACGAAGAGTACTCCGATGGTGCTGCTGCTATTTTCAGTGGTGGCGATCCTGCCGTCGTGTCTGGACGCGATTGAGTCGCCGCAGTACACGGTGGTGCACACGGAATCCGAATTCGAGATCAGACAATACCGAGACGCCGCGTGGATGTCTGCTCCCGTCAAAGACATCTCCTTTGAAAAAGCCACCAGAAATGGCTTCCACAG GCTGTTCCAGTACATTCAAGGTGCCAATTTGAATTCCTCTCGGATTGCAATGACTGCTCCTGTGCTGACAAGCATAGTCCCTGGAGCCGGCCCTCTGCACTCGTCCGCTTACTTTGTGAGATTCTATTTGCCTGTGAAGTTTCAAGCTTCCCCACCGACACCTCTCCCGGAACTTGACTTGGAACCTTATAACTGGGACAATCATTACATTGCCGTCCGGAAGTTCTCGGGATTCGCAAGAGATAGTAACATTGTGCAAGAAGCGCAGAAACTTGCTACCAGCCTTGGCAGGTCTCCGTGGGCAAACTCGACATCAGAAGAAAGTAGCTATGCTTACTCGATTGCACAGTATAACTCCCCGTTCCGGTTTATTGGGCGTGTGAATGAAGTTTGGGTTGATGTCGATGCCTCTGGCTTAGAGGGTGATAAATACAGTGAAAGAGCCTCGTACTGA
- the LOC126787287 gene encoding LOW QUALITY PROTEIN: large ribosomal RNA subunit accumulation protein YCED homolog 1, chloroplastic-like (The sequence of the model RefSeq protein was modified relative to this genomic sequence to represent the inferred CDS: inserted 3 bases in 2 codons; deleted 4 bases in 3 codons; substituted 1 base at 1 genomic stop codon) yields MKDTVFLDLDDQGNEDGEDVDSPWEGQLFTRENALITHVELGLPXLSTEVSKSGASVMGLRVTKAVKDYPNGTPVQISIDLTRRKQKLRLDRIIRTVITLTCNRCGDPAAESIFSNFXLLLTDEPVEELDIINMGVIYGDNFDFIRDSINFEDQLYFRPEDKEIDISKHIRDSVHLEITIXLCLSCGKNLNTSNCICPKQKVKKITFGPLGNLKKQMQQKEAFTSNWSSVCKMR; encoded by the exons ATGAAGGAcacagtttttcttgatttggatgatcaaggaaatgaagatGGTGAAGATGTGGATTCACCATGGGAA GGGCAGTTGTTTACAAGGGAAAACGCTTTGATAACACATGTCGAGCTTGGGTTGC TCCTTTCAACAGAGGTCTCCAAGTCTGGGGCTTCAGTGATGGGTTTACGTGTTACTAAAGCTGTGAAGGATTATCCAAACGGCACA CCAGTTCAGATTTCCATTGACCTCACAAGGAGGAAGCAAAAATTGAGGCTTGATAGGATCATTAGAACTGTCATCACACTGACTTGCAACAG GTGTGGTGATCCAGCAGCTGAGTCCATTTTCTCCAATTTCTAACTTCTCCTAACTGATGAACCCGTTGAAGAACTTGATATCATAAATATGGGAGTGATATATGGAGACAATTTTGAC TTCATACGGGATTCGATCAACTTTGAGGATCAGCTGTATTTCCGCCCTGAGGACAAAGAAATAGACATATCCAAGCACATAAGAGACTCGGTGCATCTGGAGATTACCAT TCTGTGTCTCAGTTGTGGTAAAAATTTGAATACTAGCAATTGTATTTGTCCTAAGCAGAAGGTAAAGAAGATTACTTTTGGACCTCTTGGAAATTTAAAGAAGCAAATGCAGCAAAAAGAAGCATTTACCTCAAACTGGAGTTCTGTTTGTAAAATGAGATGA